GGAGTTCTACTGCAACTACTTCCTCACCCGGGTCTCCTCGGTTCGCTGCCGCTTCTTCAACTCCTACGGCCCCGGCGAGGTCCCCGGCCGCTACCGCAACGTCATCCCCAACTTCGTGTGGCGGGCGATGAACGGCGAGCCGCTGCCGATCACCGGGACGGGCGAGGAGACGCGCGACTTCATCTTCGTCGACGACCTGGTGGACGGGCTGGTGCGCTGCGCGGTGACGCCCGCGGCGCACGGCGAGGCGGTGAACCTGGGCACCGGCGTGCAGACGCGGGTGATCGACATGGCCCAGGCCGTGCTCGAGCTGACCGGGTCGGACTCGGAGATCCAGTATCACCCGCGCCGCGCGTGGGACCACTCGCTCCGCCGCCAAGCCGACAACGGCAAGGCGCGCGACCTGCTGGGGCTCGATCCGCAGGTGCGGCTGCGCGAGGGGCTGGAGAAGACGGTGGCCTGGTTCCGCGAGAACCGCGAGCGCATCGCCGAGATCGTCTCTCCCACGGGCGAGGTCCTGGAGACCGCGGGGGCCGCGCGATGAAGGTAGTGGTGACGGGCGGGGCCGGGTTCATCGGCTCGCACGTGGTGGACGCGCTGGCGGGGCGGGGTGACGAGGTGATCGTGATCGACTCGCTGGACCCGGGGGTGCACCACGCGCCTCCGGGGTACCTGCGCGGCGACGTCGACTACTGCTTCGCCGACCTGCGCCACTGGCAGCCCGACGCGCGCTTCGACGGCGTCGACGCGGTGGTCCACCTGGCGGCCCTGGGCGGCGTGGGCCGCGCGGCCAAGGAGACGGAGAACGTGCTGACCGCCAACGCGGGGGGCACGGCCCGGCTGGTGGAGGCGATGAAGGGGTGGGAGGGGCTGCGGCGCGTGGTCCTGGCCGGATCGTTCAGCGTCTACGGCTCCAACTACGGCTACCGGTGCCGGAACTGCGGCGCGCACCGCAACGCGGAGCGCAACGTGGCCGACCTGGAGGCGGGGCGCTTCGAGGTGCTGTGCGCCCGCTGCGGCGGCGAGACCGAGGTGCTGC
This window of the Longimicrobium sp. genome carries:
- a CDS encoding NAD-dependent epimerase/dehydratase family protein, which gives rise to MQQDFGDVVVTGGAGAIGSRLVRRLLDDGARTVVVVDDLSSGYPWLLPDDPRVRLVVDDVVDLPEMELGVETPHVFHLAAFFANQNSVDHPDEDLHTNGLGTLNVLRWAADAGARRVVYASAGCSIAGHGIDAPIREDMPVSLHLDTPYQITKALGEFYCNYFLTRVSSVRCRFFNSYGPGEVPGRYRNVIPNFVWRAMNGEPLPITGTGEETRDFIFVDDLVDGLVRCAVTPAAHGEAVNLGTGVQTRVIDMAQAVLELTGSDSEIQYHPRRAWDHSLRRQADNGKARDLLGLDPQVRLREGLEKTVAWFRENRERIAEIVSPTGEVLETAGAAR